In Candidatus Bathyarchaeia archaeon, the genomic window GAAAAAATTCGGAATTTTTTTCGGGGACCGAAGGTTTGGCGAGGTGGTTTTTCTACTGCATCCCGGATGGCTTTTCTCCCGCAGCGACTTCAATGGCGCCGGCTGGAAGCCAATTGGAATGCACGGTTACCACCCGGACGATCCCTACTCCGATGGAGTTTTCTTGAGCAGTCGAGAGCCTGAAAACCCCATCCGATCCGTCCAGGACGTGCACCAGTGGATGTGGGGCTCGGTTCAGCCCGGGGCAGTATGAGCCAAACTCCCATTTCGATCTTGATGTTTTGCAACACCACGGTCCGCGCCGGTGTCGAGGAGCACATTCTCGAATTACTGCGCGGGCTAGATCGACGTCAGTTTCGACTTCATTTGGCTTGCCCGAAGGTGCTTCTGGAGCAATACGGAAACGATATCCCAAAAGACGTCCACGTCTCGCCGATCCTGCTCGACCACCTTTCCGATATTCGCGGTGAGATTCGTCTGGCGCGGACTCTCCGGCATCAAAAGATCGACATCCTCCATTGTCACATGTTCCGAGCGAGTCTTTTTGCTTCTCCCATTGGCAGACTCTGCCGCGTTCCAGTCATCATCGAGACCACACATGTTCGGGAGACATGGCGAAAAGGTTGGCTCAAATCAAAGTTCATCGTGGATCGCGCTGTCGGCCATCTGATTGATCATTACATTGCAGTTTCTGAGGCAAATGCAAGGTACCTGATCGAGCAGAAGCGGATACCTGCAAGGAAAGTTTCAGTCATACAGAATGGTTGTTCGATGGAACGCGTCGATCCTTCAAGAGCCCGCCCGGAAGGAATCCGGGAGAGCCTCGGCTTTTCAAAGGATGACCTCGTGCTTCTTGTGATGGCGCGCTTGGAACCTCAAAAAGGTCATAAGGTTCTTCTCCAGGCACTATCGCTGCTGCGC contains:
- a CDS encoding glycosyltransferase family 4 protein; translated protein: MSQTPISILMFCNTTVRAGVEEHILELLRGLDRRQFRLHLACPKVLLEQYGNDIPKDVHVSPILLDHLSDIRGEIRLARTLRHQKIDILHCHMFRASLFASPIGRLCRVPVIIETTHVRETWRKGWLKSKFIVDRAVGHLIDHYIAVSEANARYLIEQKRIPARKVSVIQNGCSMERVDPSRARPEGIRESLGFSKDDLVLLVMARLEPQKGHKVLLQALSLLRGEIPKIRLICLGTGALKEELTKIAQELNLESIVRFVGFQSNVADWLAAADIGVLPSFYEGLPLTAVETLAAGVPLVATAVDGTPEVVIDGRTGLLVPPGNPHATAAAIGRLIRDPELRSRLALAGRDWVLKRFTIQRQIEETSSMYLSEWQRHISSNAELSRERTVRTEQI